The sequence ATATGATTGCTTACATTTGTTGCTGTCCTGTTTAATTAATGCTAATCTAGGGCCAGTTCTACAATCTATGGCCTTTGttaaaataataccagtttCATAAACCATGATTTCAATTGTTAAGTGAAAAACCCATCCAAAACAACTTAGCCCTaggtgaaaatgtaattgtcCCCAAACCCAGTAAGTGGGTGTGCCTCCATCAGGTGTTTGTTAAAACCAGTTAATGAGTCatttaaattgtttgaaaagattTTCGACCATTCAGTGTATTGATATACATAcagccacactggagggttttTAAGAATAACCAGCCTGTTTAAAAGTCATGCCTTAGCAcctcaaatgtatttatgtccTGAATTGGACTAGGCCACTGCAAAaccttctttttaattttttgcccCAGTTAGATGCAGACTTGCTAGTGTGTTTTAGATCACTGTCATGCTTGTTTGGGCCCTAAACTAGAGATCAGACATTCTCCTGCAGGACTTTCTAGAGAGAATAATTCATGGTTTCATAATGTATGGCAAGTCATCCTTGTCCTGAAGCAGCAGATTATCACACTACTATCACCATGTATGATTGTCGGTATTATGAACAGAGTAGCAAGACATGCGGTAAATATCCAGGGTCaagaatcgaacccaggacagctgaaacaaggactatagcctccaTATATGGCATGCCTGCTGTACCACTGAGCCTTGCAGCTGCcgatgatgtttgttttctaaaaagttGTGCTGTCAGACAAGCTCAGTTTGAGGGATTTCTTAATTCAACAGATCCGGCTGCAATCAGGCCTGGGTTTGGCTAGTAAAATTGATCTAAAACAATGGTTAAATGGGGTGTATAATATTGTCATATGGCCCAGATtggtttggatattttttttcctttaataaattacttcatttgaaaactacatGTTGTATTTGCTCAAGTTAtgtttgtctgattttaaaataagCTTGGTGCTCTAAAACAATTTAGTGGGACAATAAAAGTCCAAAGAAATCTGTtaaagggggaaaaaatcaTAACACTATGCATGTAAACTTTATATAGACATCCCCTTGCCAGGCTGAGGAAACCTTCTTGCTTTGAGGTGGTTTTGAAAACTACCTATCTGTGCATTTTGGttaaaaatgacctttttagAGATTTGACAAGTATTTTGGCTCTTTTTCAGCAAATACCTAGAGGTGTGTTCATAGTTCATATTTGGGCAGTAAAGCAAATACAACTGCAATTTGACACAAAAAGAGCAAACTGCTCACACCTGTACAGACAAATCATTATCGCTTTTTGCTTTGTTAATCTGACACTGAGACAGAGCAGTTAGCAGGCACAACTGATGTGCAATATTTTAAGTTAATTGTTGGTGCAGGTAGAGGAAGTAAATAAGAGTAGATGAATGAAAAGAACtgcatttgttatttttgaaactAATACAATGTAATTCTTCCTTTCAGGCTGCCCAATTCACCTGGGACCCAGAGACAGTGGGGATGATCCATGGCTCCTTCTTCTGGGGCTACATAGTTACACAGATCCCGGGTGGCTTTATATGTCAAAAATTTGCAGCCAACAGGTTAATATTCCCACATATAGCTGATCTGCAATCTACACATAAACGTCTGCTGGTtctttttgagtttttgttttgtttttcatgtgatGCTGATTTTGCTGTTGACTTTTTTACCCTGCTTGTGTTTTGTGCGTTTTAAGAGTGTTTGGCTTTGCCATAGTGGCCACGTCTGTCCTCAACATGCTAATCCCATCTGCAGCTCGCTGCCATTACAGCTGCGTCATACTAGTGAGGATATGTCAAGGCCTTGTCGAGGTGCAGTATGTGTCTCTGTGCAGATCTTCACGCTGGACTTTCTGCACCAGCATTTGCTGACTGTGCTTCATCCTTCAGGGTGTATCGTACCCAGCCTGCCACGGGATCTGGGCCAAGTGGGCACCTCCTCTCGAGAGAAGTCGATTAGCCACCACAGCCTTTTGTGGTAAAAGTTTTTATCGTCTTGCTGTCAAATCCCCCCTGGAGATTGTTTGAACATCTGAATTTTAGGAGGGAACTTAATGATAATTATAAACAATTAGAAGACCAAAAATATCTGTTAATTTTATAAGGGAGAAAATTATTtacatgttgtttttctttatatttgctTCCTTCTCAGGATCCTATGCAGGGGCAGTGGTGGCCATGCCCTTAGCAGGGATACTGGTGCAATACACTGGGTGGCCTTCTGTATTTTATGTCTATGGTTAGTATCCTTATACTCCttatacagtgtcttgcaaaagtattcatatctgttgattttttctgcattttgccacattacaagcAGTTAcctaaaaatttatttaaatgtaatttgatTGGGGATTTTTATtgtgacagacaaacacagagaagagCATGTTTGTGAagctgaaggaaaatgattcatgggttttcagattttcttgaaCTTGGATTATTCTTCTTGGCAAAATATACAAGCTCAGACAGATTTGATGGGGAGCATCTAATGCGCTTAAATTTTCAAGCTTTGCTAGAGATTtaactctggactttgactgggccattcttccacatgaacatgctttgatctaaagccTTCTATTGTAGCTCTAGATGTAtgcttagggttgttgtcctgctggaaggtcacCCTCAACCCCAGTCTCATGTTTTGAAGGCATTAGTCATTTTTCTAACTGGGCTGGCCTGGCTTTAtccaactttccattaatgctgaccagcttccatgtcccAGCTGAAAAAAGacatcccaacagcatgatgctgccaccactatattTCTTTATGGTGATGTTCAGTTTGTTCAGGCTTAAGTGTTCAGGTGGACTTTGTTTACTAATTGGGTGACTTGTGAAATGGTGTGTGGCACTGGATATTTTTTCAGGGTATCAGAGaaaaattttacaaaacatgtattattttccttcctctttgtAATGCTCTTCTTTTTGTTGAACATTAGAAGAAGTTGAGGTGGCTGCTTTTAaacttctctttctttctttctttctttttctctctctctctctctctctctgttgctCCCAATGTCTGCATCTCTTCCTCTCCCAGGCAGTTTTGGGATATTCTGGTATTTGTTCTGGATTCTAGTGTCATACGAGAGCCCTGCTGTTCATCCTACTATCACTCCAGAGGagagaaaatacattgaagatgCAATTGGGGAATCCGCCGCTTTTCTCAATCCTCTTCATGTATGCCGCTATATGACATTCAGGCATATTGATTCATAGATTTACAAACATCCCAGATTAAAACAATAAGCACATGTGAATGCTTGATGGACGGTGAATTTATTTACTCCCATTTTCCATTTGATGACAGAAATTTAAAACCCCATGGAGACATTTCTTCACTTCCATGCCAGTCTATGCCATCATTGTGGCCAATTTCTGCAGAAGCTGGACCTTCTACCTGCTGCTCATCAGCCAGCCTGCTTATTTTGAAGAAGTTTTTGGCTTTGAGATAAGCAAGGTGAGTTTATAGAATGCCTCATATTCAGTGGTGGTTTTTGATATGGGAGATATGGTTCTCTGTGTACGCTGGCAAAACGTTACATCAATTGCACAGTTGTACCACAAACGTTTTCTTTTGCTTAGCTGCATGTCCAGTTAGTGGGGAACAGCCTATGGTGTTTTGCATTGTGTAAGCACTGATCTGCAGCCTTTAAGTCAGGTTattttactgcttttaaaaaatctgggCCACATGTGATCATCACttttttaaaatccaaaaaacCTAAAGATATAGTAaggtatatataaaaaatatttttttaaagcaagcaACTAGTATCAAACCccttaacatttttttatttcttaatctTTCTGATAAGTTAGatcataaattttatttttatcagaatggTGTTTATTTAGGGAGTAAGTGTGTGTTTTAAGGCCATTTTTACCAAAATGGGCTCTTTTGGgtgttttacatatttctttagTAGTCTTAACACTTTAGGAAAACTTGAATTGTGCAAATTTCTTGCCAAATGTTCAAGGATTTTATTGCACGTTCTTCTATTTAAAACCCTCCACAACAGTCCATACATCCTCTGGTTATATTTGCTTTCTCTGTAAAGTGGGGTGCTCAGTAATACCTCCAGTTTAGATGAAGTTGCTCCATTGTTtctttaacataaataaagtttattttgcaTGACAAGATGGAGGTTATTTAAGTTTGCAAATAAAGGTGCATTGTTCTTTGCTTGTGAAAATATCTGAATATTCCATGTAGAGGTCGCTTTATCAGACCATAAAGCAGGAAGTTCATTTATACATAGGAAATGCTTGGCGATTCATTGACAATAGTTACATTACATTTAACCTTCTGAGTTCATAGAAAATTGTCTATTCAGTTGGGTCAAGGGTCATTTTTCTTTAAGATAGCAGTTTTGACTGGAAATGTTGCATGCTCTAGTCCTGCAAAATACAAAGAGGCTGAACAGTCATGTCTGCCTTCATGATACAAGTGTATctcaaaaaacatgattttttgtttttttagcaaatGTGCAAACTTTAAGTTTGATTGTTGGTGCTCCTCTTAATGATGAAAAAGGGATGTTTTTTTGTGATCTCCTGTCATGAATACCCTGTACCAGCATTGGTTAATGATGTCCTTCACTTTTTTCATAGAAttatgaaataatcacatttttgaagaaagaaaatacCGACACCACTCCTAGTTACACCACATTCCATGGTATAAAAGCATTAAATTTCAATAACTCCTACGTGTTGAATACTCACACCCTTCTCTTCCCCTCTCACCCCATTTAGTCATTAATTTACATTGGTTTCTAGAGTTGATTCAGGCTTTACCAGCTTATATCGAGAGCCACCCTGTACTCCAGTTAAAAATCGTCAATTTCCTCCCTTTTCTCTTTTCCATTTATTTGGCATGGTCTGTACTAATAAAGTGGCCCTATAACATTGTATCATTTACTCTTAAAGTAAACAGTTAATACTTTTTAAAGCCTATTATTTTCAGATGCAATGACCACATACccaacaacattttaaatatctgaTTCATAATGAGATGCAGTACACAAGGCAAGAACATCTGCTGTAAATATAAGCAGTTGAGAGACGTTCCTGTGCAGCTTTGGagaagtttttgttttagactgaatttcTGTCTCATCAGGACTCTGACAAACCTTTCAACTgtccaaacaaaaaagaatgaaGGAGAAATAATAATCTTAGATTTTGCATTGAAAGATTAAATCAGTGTGGTATCAGTATTGCCTAAGTTTCTAGGTCATACCAACTGACTCATTCTTAATCacctctaaatatttttttcctttcaggtGGGCATTGTGTCAGCTTTGCCCCATTTGGTGATGACAATTATAGTGCCTATCGGAGGCCAACTGGCCGACTACCTGAGAGCCCACAACCTGATGTCCACCACCAACGTCAGAAAGCTGATGAACTGCGGAGGTGAGATCATCAGACATGAATGGAGGATTTGTTAAAAAGCCCGGGGAATGCTGAACGTGAGGGAACAAACCAGATGAAAGCAGCAGAGCAGAGAGTCTAATCAATGAAAGACAACAACACTACTGTTGAAGCTGATTTGTGATGTTATGGGGAGCTGCGAAGTtgtaaaaaatcaaaaatgtaacTTCTAAGTTCAGAAAACATACATCTCAGAATCtaaggacatttaaaaaaactaaattaaattaagaaaaaaacttgCAGAAACTTTAGATCAGTGTGATGAAAATAACATTCCCCATCTTCTGTGGTAACATGAATGCGCAATAAtgttaaataacataaaaaattaaCAACGTTATAAACATCGGTGACTCATTTATTAACACCAGCTCTTCTCAGCATCCATTAGAAGTCCTTAAAGTGCAGCAGTATGCAGAGTTAGAATCATATTAATATTTCAGCACAGCTTAAAGGTCATACCACCATGTGTTAAAAAGCACGTTTGGCATTTCAGACATATTTTTGATGCTCTGCTTGTTAATCAAGAGCAGTGCTAAGAGTTTGTTAACTGTGGATTTGTTTCCCTGTTCCAGGTTTTGGGATGGAGGCCACCCTACTTCTGGTAGTTGGATTCTCTCACACAAAAGTTATTGCCATTTCCTTCCTGGTCCTCGCTGTGGGGTTCAGTGGCTTTGCAATCTCAGGTATGAGACATGTTATACACAATATAACCCACTCCCTTCAAAAGTCCACTAAGTTCTAAACGTCTAAACATCAGCTATTCTTTGAAGGTCTaaggggtttgttagagaacatgagTAAATATACAGCATAATGGAGAGcaaggaacatagcagacaggtAAGGGAGAAGGTTGTTGGGAAGTTGTTGTTTAAGCAGAGTTAGGTCATAGAATTATACCCCAAGCTTTGAACTACAAACTACCAATACATGACCCTCCACCTATACTGCCggcaaagaaaaaatatttagagaggcagccaagaggcagatggtaactctggaggagctgcagagatctaaagCTCAGCTGGGTTTACGCGACAACTATTGGCTCAGCAGTCCACAGATCTGGCATTCACCGAGTGACAGGATGAAAGgcgttgttaaaagaaaactataaaaacTCCCATGCCACAAGCTATGTTGAGGATACAGGAAACaggtggaagaagatgctctggtatTATAAGACTTAGGTTGACCTCTGTGCAAAATGCTTTTTGTTGAAAATTAACACTCCACATGACCTTGAACACACTGCCCATCATGCTGGGTGGATATTGTTCTTCAGCAGGATAGGCAAGCTTGTCAGAACTGATAGGGAGATGGgtggagctgaatacagggcAATCAAAGAAGATAACCTGATACAGGCTGCAGATGACTTAAGACCGGGcccagaggttcaccttccacctGGACAATGACTCTAAACATGAAGCCAGAGCGACAATTGAATGGTTTAGTTCAAAGCCTTTGCATGTGTTtgcatggcccagtcaaagtctataCCTAAATACAATTGTAAATCTGTTGCaagacattaaaaaataaagttcacagatgttcttcaTCCCAActtactgagcttgagctattttgtgaaGGATGTGCAGCTGTAAGGTTGTTCTACTAAGTTTTGACTCAGGAGGGCTGAACAAAAGCACATCACACTTTGCTGATTTGCAGTTTTTGGTTGTACCATGACAAAATATCaaggggaatgaatacttttaaagTATGAAAGACCCATTCAGGTCACAGCAATCTTTAAGGGATATTTACATTAGAGAATATTGAAAGTCCCAAGTCTTTCATTGACCAACCTGTCCACCCTGGTTGTCCCTGTCACTAGGAAAGTTTATATCTATGTGACTAGTAGGTCAGTTTAGTTGTTGTACCCAAAACAGCTTATTAATCTGAAACTCCTCATTGAGAGTTGAAACATGTTTAAGCACAAAGAAATCGATTTTATGTTGGGATGGGTTTGTGAGAAGACTCTTAGTACATCTGTCCAAACAAAACCTACAGAATATTGAGCTCAGACTTGAAcactaaaaaaacacacatttgttCTGAAAAACCATAAGCCATGTCTGCAGAATAATCTGAATGGGTTCTTACCACTGCTGCGTTTGTGAACACTATTGTTGCAAGTCATCCATTGCATCAGCCGAGAATAATAAAACACCACACCGCTGATCCAGATGCTGAAGAAACATACGTTTGTTTGCACACCAGCTAATGCCACATGTTGATTTCTCCATCATTAAGTTGATGTAACCTAATGGGCTTCTCTTTGGGTCTATCACTGTTTTGTTAAAGTTTGTATAGGTCTATATTAAGAACTGTGGCTTCAATGGACTCatttaaattattacatttgtttttctttctttaatgtaCTGATGGTCcattaagaagaaaaaactaaaaaaggcaACTTCCACTGAGGCACAGTGAATAATCAGAATATAAAACAGTAGACAACGTGCTATTATACCAGTAGGAGCTAAATTCTTTCTGATGTTAACTGAAATACATGTCAGAATTTACTCTtgacaacaaattaaaaaagcaaaCGCAAAATTGTTTTGACTTCCTACTTCCAAGGTACCACGAGATCAAGATGTGGAGAGATAACTTCCTCTCTGAACTGGGAGTTCAGTGTTCATTGCAAATCCTGACGCCACAGTGAAAAGAAGATTTGCACACCTACTGGACACAAAGAAGTGACCAAGTAGTTTTCTTTTAGATCTGAGTTGTGAGTTTCGGCATCAAAAGGATCATTCTTAAACAGGGATATGGTGATTTGTTTagaatattttccctttcgGGGTATCAACCTATGTGGAAATTAAGATTGCAAGGGTTATGAACATTGGTAGCATTTATGTGAGGAAACTGCTGGGCAGCCTACTGCCTTACTTAAAGTGCAGTCTGGACAGGTATGATgagtcaaaaaaagaaaaagaaaccttAGTCATCAATAAAATAACAAGTTTGCCTGTGGAGAACTGCAAGTTTAGTGGAAcccatatatttttcttttttttttagaaagctgCATTTTTAGCAGAAAGTTTATATTTGATGGAGCTCCTGTGAGACACAGTCCAGCTCCAATGCAGTTGGAGTTTCTCACTGATCAGACTCCAAAAGTCAATGTGGAGAATAGTGGAAGCTTTCCATTCATAATTTATGAATTATCTAAGTCCTTAGTTCTCAAAGGCTCTGCAAGTCAGCAAACAAATGTCAATAAATATCAGTCTTATTAGGATATATCAGTCTGTTTCACACTCCGTAAGCtggttcttttttatttcccttcACTACAGTAGTGCACAGAAGCTATATTTCATCCCCTTATTCTTCCTATTTTGCTTCCAAGGGGCCAGACTTTCCTGTAGGGTTGATTTCTTGTCTGGTGAAacctttctgtgtttatttcaccAATTTTTTTAAGATCATTATATCGTCAAAAGACCCTGTCGAAAGATTTAGATTTCAATTTTTGtagtatttttatgatttcatgaTGCTATGCACACTAACAAGGTTCTCAAGGCCTTCAGTAGAGAAACAGACACAccgcatcacagatcctctactGTGCTTAAGAGTGGGCATAGGATAATTTTCTACATActaatccaaaccaacctggaagGTATCCCTGAATagatgtactcaaattaaaggtcaGATTTTCATAAATTCTACTATGTGAGTTTATGCAACTgcaaaaaaagacacatttattCTAAGGCTTTTTAAATATCCTAACCACTGTTTTGGACTTTTTAACCTAAAAAACCTTGATgttgtgatgtttgtttttgttcttaaaGGGTTTAATGTCAATCACTTGGATATTGCTCCTCGATATGCTAGCATACTGATGGGAATTTCAAATGGAGTGGGAACATTATCAGGAATGGTGTGTCCTCTCATTGTTGGGGCAATGACCAAACACAAGGTGACTGTTTTACTTGTATCAAGTTAACCACGATGATTTAGGTCAAATTTGGCACTGAGCTAgatgtttttatgattttagaCACGTGAGGAGTGGCAGTATGTCTTCCTCATAGCGTCCCTCGTTCACTACGGAGGAGTCGTTTTCTATGGTAGGTGTGATTCTCTGCAAGAAGTGGTCATTTGTTTCCAACTGAAAACTGACTGAACTTCCTCTCCTGCTCAGGAATCTTTGCATCTGGGGAGAAGCAGTGGTGGGCTGACATTGAAGACACAAGCGAGGAGAAATGCAGTATAATCAATGAGGATGAACTGGCCAATGAGACAGAGGAGCTCTACCGTGGAGGTGGCCAGTACGGGGCCATGGGACAGCCGGTGGTTGGTTCAAATGGAGGAGGGAGGCTGCGGAGGAGGCGGGGGAGCTGAATAGGTTACAGACTGGGATAAGTCTGAGTATGTGCAACCACCGGGATACAACTCTTACATGTGTACTGGAGGGAAGGAGAAAGAGCTGACATAGAAGACTGGAGTGATtcaggtttttaaaaataataaaataaatgagaagATTGCTTATGGAAAGAAATTGTAGGACAGTTGTTGGGGTACTGAAAGGACATTTACAAATGCACATGTCAAGAGTCTGGATTTGCTGTGTTGCAAGTGTTAGTGTGCGTGTGgggttgtgtgtgtatgtgtgtgtgtgtgtgtgtgtgtaggcatGCAGCAGCCAACACAGTGAATTTGCAGAAACAGTTTTCATTTGCAAAGTCTGGACTCTTCTCCTACACTTTCTTCCTGCTCCTGATTTGATGGTAAAAGGTCAGGAGTTCTGTTTCCACAGGATCAGTAAGgagtttgtgtgtgagagacagAGAGTGGTGGTCTGTTGTTATATTTAAGCTTTTATTTGTGAGCAGTGTGTGTATTTTTGCTGATTTCACTTTATGGcataaaaaattgtttaaattacTAAATACACAGTGAAATGGTTCAGTTTCATGGTTTCATATGAAATAACAAATATGTCAATCACAAGGTGTGTTTAGGTGTT is a genomic window of Girardinichthys multiradiatus isolate DD_20200921_A chromosome X, DD_fGirMul_XY1, whole genome shotgun sequence containing:
- the LOC124863314 gene encoding vesicular glutamate transporter 1-like → MEIRPDRFKAVAGKTLGKITRLIEKRQANGETIELSAEGRPELVEEKELPVVDCTCFGLPRRYIIAILCGLGFCISFGIRCNLGVAIVSMVNDHTVYKGNKEVLVAAQFTWDPETVGMIHGSFFWGYIVTQIPGGFICQKFAANRVFGFAIVATSVLNMLIPSAARCHYSCVILVRICQGLVEGVSYPACHGIWAKWAPPLERSRLATTAFCGSYAGAVVAMPLAGILVQYTGWPSVFYVYGSFGIFWYLFWILVSYESPAVHPTITPEERKYIEDAIGESAAFLNPLHKFKTPWRHFFTSMPVYAIIVANFCRSWTFYLLLISQPAYFEEVFGFEISKVGIVSALPHLVMTIIVPIGGQLADYLRAHNLMSTTNVRKLMNCGGFGMEATLLLVVGFSHTKVIAISFLVLAVGFSGFAISGFNVNHLDIAPRYASILMGISNGVGTLSGMVCPLIVGAMTKHKTREEWQYVFLIASLVHYGGVVFYGIFASGEKQWWADIEDTSEEKCSIINEDELANETEELYRGGGQYGAMGQPVVGSNGGGRLRRRRGS